Proteins from one Falco naumanni isolate bFalNau1 chromosome 2, bFalNau1.pat, whole genome shotgun sequence genomic window:
- the ZAR1L gene encoding ZAR1-like protein — protein MEGFVYPRFGMYQSFRGNLTPSHSRGLMGKQPNWKQTKSSGISPFLGAPLSPLPSDCLGSYRPALLSQVSPKLHQADTKEVGVQVNLQADAAVQCSLELHVLPVSCPHGPAALCAPGCLALYSPLRDCCLFMLPEAARPQEKGESSEKTSEEQKVKDGGRERQVGQAEAAVPREKAVEVPVEEAAAPRRQTAFQFLEQKYGYFHCKDCNTRWESAYVWCISGSNKVYFKQLCRRCQKGLNPYRVEAIRCQTCSKTCCSCPWKKRHVDIKKPHRQELCGRCKGKRLSCGNTYSFKYIV, from the exons ATGGAGGGCTTTGTCTATCCCCGCTTTGGCATGTACCAGAGCTTCAGGGGTAACCTCACGCCAAGCCACAGCAGGGGCCTAATGGGGAAACAGCCCAACTGGAAGCAGACCAAAAGCAGTGGCATTAGCCCCTTCCTCGGGGCACCCCTCAGCCCGCTCCCCTCTGACTGCCTGGGCAGCTACCGACCAGCCCTGCTGTCACAGGTGAGCCCCAAGCTGCACCAGGCTGACACCAAGGAGGTGGGTGTGCAGGTAAACCTGCAGGCTGATGCTGCCGTGCAGTGCTCGCTGGAGCTGCACGTGCTGCCCGTCAGCTGCCCCCACGGCCCCGCTGCCCTCTGCGCCCCAGGGTGCCTTGCCCTCTACTCACCCTTGCGGGACTGCTGCCTCTTCATGCTGCCTGAGGCCGCCAGGCCCCAGGAGAAGGGAGAGTCATCTGAAAAGACCTCTGAGGAGCAGAAGGTGAAGGATGGTGGCAGGGAGCGGCAGGTGGGCcaagcagaggctgctgtgcCGAGGGAGAAGGCAGTGGAGGTGCCAGTGGAGGAGGCCGCGGCCCCCAGACGACAGACTGCCTTCCAG TTTCTGGAGCAGAAGTATGGCTATTTCCACTGTAAAGACTGCAATACCAGATGGGAGAGTGCCTACGTGTGGTGCATTTCTGGAAGCAACAAG GTATACTTCAAGCAGCTCTGTCGCAGATGCCAAAAGGGCTTGAATCCCTATCGAGTGGAAGCAATCCGGTGCCAG ACCTGTTCAAAGACTTGTTGTTCCTGCCCTTGGAAGAAAAGACATGTTGATATCAAGAAGCCTCATCGCCAAGAGCTCTGCGGCCGTTGCAAAGGCAAGAGGCTGTCCTGTGGCAACACTTACAGCTTCAAATACATTGTCTGA